The Armatimonadota bacterium genome contains the following window.
AGGCGCGCCGCCGCAAGCGCTCGGACTCGACCACCGCGCGGGCGTGCGCGGCCGCCTCGCGGCGCTCCTGGGTCGCGCCGGCGATCCACTCGATATCCAGCGCCAGGAGCACCACCGTAGCCAGCGCGGCGATGACGAGCGATAAGCGCCCGCCCGCGGCGTGGCCGCTAAGCTCGACCCAGATGACGGTCGCCACCACGCTGTACGCCGCCAGATGCTCCATTATGCGCCGCATCGTCCCGCACCTCCACAGAGCTTCGTCACAAGATGATGGTAGCACTATTCGGGTCCACAACCAATCCGCTTGTCGCCCTAGATCTTGGCGCCAAATGTGGAATACAACCAGCACGAAAGGGCTAAGACCTTCGAACAGCACACCGACCGGGGAGGCAGCCATGAGCAAGCAAGGCGACAAGCAGGCGCTGAAGCCGCGGCCAGTGCGGATCCTGATCGCCGATGACTACCACTTCTATCGCTACGGTTTGCGCGTCTTCCTCGAGCAGCACGACGATCTCAGCGTGGTGGGGGAGGCGGGATCCTCGGAGGAAGCGCTGGCCGCGGTCGAGGGCCTCAAGCCCGACATCATCCTGCTCGACCTCGATTTGCCGCCGGAGGGCGGCCTGCACGTCCTGCGCGAGACCAACGCCCGCGCCCCTGAAACCAGGGTCATCGTCCTCACCGGTCTCGATGACGAGGTCTGCCTCGCCGACGCCATCGAAAGCGGCGCCTCGGGCTACGTCCTCAAGGATGCCGACCCCCCGCTCATCCTGAGCGCCGTGCGCAGCGTGGGCAAAGGCGGCACCTGGCTCCAGCGTGAGATGACAGGCAAGCTGTTCGAGGAGTTCACCCGCCTCGCCCGCACCCGCCGCGAGGCTCCCGACCGCCTGCTGACCACGCGCGAGGTCGAGGTGCTGTCCCTGCTCGCCCAGGGCAACCGCAACGCCGAGATCGCCGACAAGCTCTTCATC
Protein-coding sequences here:
- a CDS encoding response regulator transcription factor; this encodes MSKQGDKQALKPRPVRILIADDYHFYRYGLRVFLEQHDDLSVVGEAGSSEEALAAVEGLKPDIILLDLDLPPEGGLHVLRETNARAPETRVIVLTGLDDEVCLADAIESGASGYVLKDADPPLILSAVRSVGKGGTWLQREMTGKLFEEFTRLARTRREAPDRLLTTREVEVLSLLAQGNRNAEIADKLFISERTVKVHITNLFRKLGLSDRVQATRYAIRHRLVRA